Proteins encoded within one genomic window of Salipaludibacillus agaradhaerens:
- a CDS encoding amidohydrolase — MTKKGISDYLAAIQKEMVDASDAIWEVAELRFEELASMSILQKLLTNHGFTVKTNIGGIETAFIAEYGEGEPVMAFLGEYDALSHMSQAAGTTHPAPFTGNINGHGCGHNLLGVGAAGAAIALRYELEKNKRTGTIRFYGCPGEEGGSGKAFMVKEGLFDDIDVAISWHPYTFNGIFSMNTLANYQIAFEFKGRAAHAAAAPHLGRSALDAVELMNVGVNYLREHLVQDARLHYAVTDTGGLSPNVVQEKAEVLYLMRAPQNDQLKDIYRRVVNIAKGAAMMTDTTVKTRFDKGCSGVVRNKTLEKLMYEQMKQVTLPHYTDAEKRLAEEYVSTYRPEEIESNKKQIFQMIDEREHETWNTLLSESPPLLNKILPYSEKSQLLHGSSDVGDVSHIAPTVQCFSNCYAFGATLHSWQIVSHGKTTIAHKAMMYAAEVMARTGLALLTSPEVLKKAQQEHRLLRCRDQYESLIPDGIKPQPIK, encoded by the coding sequence ATGACTAAAAAAGGCATTTCTGACTATCTAGCAGCGATACAAAAGGAGATGGTAGATGCAAGCGATGCGATATGGGAAGTAGCTGAACTGCGATTTGAAGAATTAGCGTCTATGAGTATTTTGCAGAAACTATTAACCAACCATGGATTTACAGTCAAAACCAATATAGGGGGGATTGAAACAGCGTTTATAGCTGAATATGGAGAGGGAGAGCCGGTTATGGCTTTTTTAGGGGAATACGATGCCTTGTCCCATATGAGTCAAGCCGCTGGTACGACACACCCTGCTCCCTTTACGGGAAATATTAATGGGCATGGGTGCGGCCATAATCTACTAGGTGTTGGGGCCGCAGGAGCTGCTATAGCATTACGCTACGAGCTTGAGAAGAATAAGAGGACAGGAACGATTAGGTTTTATGGATGTCCAGGAGAAGAGGGGGGCTCTGGAAAAGCTTTTATGGTGAAAGAAGGGCTTTTCGATGATATCGATGTAGCAATCAGCTGGCATCCATACACGTTTAACGGGATTTTTTCAATGAACACGCTAGCCAATTATCAAATTGCTTTTGAATTTAAAGGACGGGCTGCCCATGCTGCTGCCGCTCCTCATTTGGGAAGGAGTGCTTTAGATGCTGTAGAGCTGATGAATGTAGGGGTAAATTACTTACGTGAGCATCTTGTTCAAGACGCACGACTTCATTATGCGGTCACAGATACTGGGGGGCTTTCACCTAACGTCGTTCAGGAAAAAGCAGAAGTGCTTTATTTAATGAGGGCGCCTCAGAATGACCAGTTAAAGGATATTTATAGACGGGTTGTCAATATCGCAAAAGGTGCGGCCATGATGACCGACACAACAGTTAAGACGCGATTTGATAAGGGCTGCTCTGGGGTTGTACGGAACAAAACACTTGAAAAACTGATGTATGAACAGATGAAGCAGGTGACGTTACCTCATTATACAGATGCTGAAAAGCGACTTGCTGAAGAATACGTGAGCACTTATCGGCCTGAAGAAATTGAATCAAATAAGAAGCAAATTTTTCAAATGATCGATGAACGGGAGCATGAAACGTGGAACACCCTACTATCTGAGTCGCCGCCATTACTGAATAAGATACTTCCTTATAGTGAAAAGTCGCAGCTTCTCCATGGATCAAGCGATGTAGGTGATGTGAGCCATATAGCCCCCACTGTACAATGTTTTAGTAATTGCTATGCATTTGGGGCCACATTGCACTCATGGCAAATAGTATCGCATGGTAAGACGACAATTGCCCATAAAGCAATGATGTATGCTGCTGAAGTTATGGCAAGAACAGGTTTAGCTTTGCTTACGTCACCAGAGGTGCTAAAAAAAGCTCAGCAAGAGCATCGACTGTTAAGGTGTAGAGATCAGTATGAATCACTTATCCC